From Domibacillus sp. DTU_2020_1001157_1_SI_ALB_TIR_016, a single genomic window includes:
- a CDS encoding DeoR/GlpR family DNA-binding transcription regulator, with protein sequence MLTEERHATILNLLKEKEVVKIQELTEATRASESTIRRDLTDLEESGLLRRVHGGAAKVSRKRIEPTMGEKSNRFSEEKRAAGRLAASLIEDNDCVFIDAGTTTLALIPYIQAKNIVAVTSGFDHLRLLAEQGIEAYGTGGRLKKSTEALTGTGAVHGLQQYWFDKAFLGVNGIHLKAGYTTPDPEEAAVKTEAIKRAQQPFILADASKFQESTFAHIANLEDAVIITGKIPEKTRRMFEKVTDIKEALS encoded by the coding sequence GTGCTGACAGAAGAACGCCACGCCACGATTTTAAATCTTTTAAAAGAAAAAGAAGTGGTTAAGATTCAAGAACTAACAGAAGCAACAAGGGCGTCAGAATCTACTATCCGCCGCGATTTGACGGATCTGGAAGAATCAGGACTCCTTAGGCGGGTTCACGGCGGCGCTGCAAAAGTATCCAGGAAACGTATTGAACCAACGATGGGTGAAAAAAGTAATCGTTTCTCAGAAGAAAAGCGTGCGGCCGGACGCCTGGCTGCATCCCTTATTGAAGACAATGACTGCGTGTTTATTGATGCGGGAACAACAACACTGGCTCTTATTCCATATATTCAAGCGAAAAATATTGTCGCCGTCACGAGCGGTTTTGATCATTTGCGTCTCTTAGCTGAACAGGGAATTGAAGCGTACGGAACCGGCGGCCGGTTAAAGAAGTCTACGGAAGCTTTAACGGGAACAGGAGCGGTACACGGCCTTCAGCAATATTGGTTTGACAAAGCATTTCTTGGTGTAAACGGGATTCATTTAAAAGCAGGGTATACTACACCGGATCCGGAAGAAGCAGCTGTGAAAACAGAGGCAATAAAGCGTGCACAGCAGCCGTTTATTTTAGCGGATGCGTCGAAGTTTCAGGAAAGCACGTTTGCTCATATTGCTAATCTTGAAGACGCAGTCATAATTACGGGCAAAATCCCGGAGAAAACAAGACGGATGTTCGAGAAAGTAACGGACATCAAGGAGGCACTATCATGA
- the pfkB gene encoding 1-phosphofructokinase, translating to MIYTCTLNPAIDYVIRVDQFQAGGLNRSESADMYAGGKGINVSRVLKRLESDTCAIGFAGGFTGEFIKSELDREGVSHRFTPVEGATRINVKLKSNSETEINGPSPLISDENAKQLVQLTSELTDRDWLHIGGSVPSSLPADYAGTLIDAARAKGARVVVDTSGAALKALLPYKPFFVKPNHHELGELFDTKVETKEQAASIAKKLVDEGAQNVIVSMGGDGAVLVHKEAVYFASSPKGTVKNTVGSGDSMVAAFMAKIDAGLAPHEAFRWAVAAGSATAFSDDLCTKEEVEDVYSRVTIVEAEQEGLV from the coding sequence ATGATTTACACATGCACACTAAACCCGGCCATTGATTACGTAATACGGGTCGATCAATTTCAAGCAGGCGGATTAAACCGCTCTGAAAGCGCCGATATGTATGCCGGAGGAAAAGGAATTAACGTATCGCGTGTTCTGAAGCGCCTTGAAAGCGACACGTGCGCGATTGGTTTTGCAGGAGGATTCACCGGAGAGTTTATCAAAAGCGAACTGGATCGCGAAGGGGTATCTCACCGCTTTACACCTGTTGAAGGTGCCACACGTATTAATGTAAAGCTGAAATCAAACAGCGAAACAGAAATCAATGGTCCATCACCCCTTATTTCAGACGAGAATGCGAAGCAGCTGGTTCAGCTAACGAGTGAATTAACGGATCGGGACTGGCTTCACATCGGCGGAAGCGTACCGTCTTCACTGCCAGCAGACTATGCAGGAACATTAATTGATGCGGCAAGAGCAAAAGGGGCGCGGGTTGTCGTTGATACAAGCGGCGCAGCTCTTAAAGCACTTCTTCCATACAAGCCGTTTTTCGTGAAACCAAACCATCATGAGCTTGGTGAATTGTTCGATACAAAAGTAGAAACAAAAGAACAAGCCGCTTCTATTGCGAAAAAACTCGTAGATGAAGGCGCTCAAAACGTGATCGTTTCCATGGGCGGCGATGGTGCTGTTCTTGTTCATAAAGAAGCCGTTTATTTCGCTTCTTCACCAAAAGGCACAGTGAAAAACACAGTCGGATCCGGTGACTCCATGGTAGCAGCATTCATGGCTAAAATCGATGCGGGTCTAGCGCCGCATGAAGCGTTCCGCTGGGCGGTAGCAGCAGGAAGCGCAACAGCGTTTTCGGATGATCTGTGCACAAAAGAGGAAGTAGAAGACGTGTACAGCCGTGTGACGATTGTAGAAGCAGAACAGGAGGGATTAGTATGA
- a CDS encoding fructose-specific PTS transporter subunit EIIC, with protein sequence MKITDLLKKDTVIMDLSATDKASVIDELVAKLDQAGRLNDRAAYKEAILAREAQSTTGVGEGIAIPHAKTAAVKTPAIAFGRAKNGIDYESLDGQPSTLFFMIAAPDGANEAHLETLSSLSGFLMDPGFRDELMNAKNKDEIIQAFDLRENVEEKEETAAPAEADAPLVLAVTACPTGIAHTYMAADSLKAKAKEKGLNFKVETNGSSGVKNALTADEIAKASAIIVAADKQVEMERFKGKHVIQVPVAQGIRNPDGLLDRAVKQDAPVFQGGGGASASSSKSDSSAGNAFYKHLMSGVSAMLPLVVGGGILIAISFFFGINAVNPDDPTYNPFAKALMDIGGGSAFALMIPILAGFIAMSIADRPGLAPGLVGGMLAANGGSGFLGGLIAGFLAGYAVVLLKKIFAGLPQALDGIKPVLLYPLFGIFITGMAMVYVINGPVSALNQWLVDVLGGMGTSNLVLLGVILGGMMAVDMGGPINKAAFTFGIAMIDAGNFAPHAAVMAGGMVPPLGIAFATTFFKNRFTVQERDAGKTNYIMGLSFITEGAIPFAAKDPARVIPAAVAGSAVAGALTMIFGVKLPAPHGGIFVFPVVQGNPLLYLVAVLVGAAVTALLLAVLKKPVK encoded by the coding sequence ATGAAAATTACAGACTTGCTGAAAAAAGACACAGTCATTATGGACTTGTCTGCAACAGATAAAGCGTCTGTTATTGATGAATTGGTTGCGAAACTAGATCAAGCTGGCCGCTTAAACGACCGTGCTGCCTATAAAGAAGCCATTTTAGCCCGTGAAGCACAAAGCACAACAGGTGTTGGAGAAGGCATTGCCATTCCACACGCAAAAACAGCAGCGGTTAAAACACCGGCTATAGCATTTGGCCGTGCGAAAAATGGAATTGATTATGAATCATTAGACGGACAGCCATCTACACTTTTCTTCATGATCGCGGCTCCAGATGGTGCAAACGAAGCGCACTTAGAGACCCTTTCAAGCTTATCCGGCTTTTTAATGGATCCTGGCTTCCGGGATGAGCTAATGAACGCCAAAAACAAAGACGAAATTATTCAAGCGTTTGACCTGCGTGAAAATGTAGAAGAAAAAGAAGAAACAGCTGCTCCTGCTGAGGCGGATGCACCGCTTGTACTGGCGGTAACAGCCTGCCCGACAGGGATTGCGCATACGTATATGGCAGCAGACTCACTAAAAGCAAAAGCGAAAGAAAAAGGCTTGAATTTTAAAGTGGAAACAAACGGTTCAAGCGGCGTGAAAAACGCGCTTACAGCCGATGAAATTGCGAAAGCGTCAGCGATTATTGTCGCAGCGGACAAGCAGGTAGAAATGGAGCGCTTTAAAGGCAAGCATGTGATTCAAGTGCCGGTGGCACAAGGCATTCGCAACCCGGATGGACTGCTTGACCGTGCCGTAAAACAAGATGCACCTGTATTCCAGGGCGGCGGTGGTGCTTCAGCATCTTCATCGAAAAGCGATTCTTCAGCTGGCAACGCATTCTACAAGCACTTAATGAGCGGTGTATCCGCAATGCTTCCACTTGTAGTCGGCGGCGGTATTTTAATCGCGATTTCATTTTTCTTTGGTATTAATGCAGTAAATCCTGATGATCCAACATACAATCCGTTTGCAAAAGCATTGATGGATATCGGCGGCGGCAGTGCATTTGCTCTTATGATTCCGATTCTTGCTGGATTCATTGCGATGAGTATTGCGGATCGTCCTGGTCTTGCTCCTGGTTTAGTTGGTGGTATGCTGGCTGCAAATGGCGGCTCTGGTTTCCTTGGTGGTTTAATCGCCGGTTTCCTTGCTGGTTATGCAGTTGTATTGTTGAAAAAAATCTTTGCTGGCCTTCCGCAGGCATTGGATGGCATTAAGCCAGTTCTGTTGTATCCGCTATTCGGTATCTTTATTACCGGTATGGCAATGGTTTATGTGATTAATGGTCCTGTAAGTGCCCTGAACCAATGGCTTGTAGATGTCCTTGGCGGAATGGGAACAAGCAACCTTGTTCTTCTTGGTGTGATTCTTGGCGGTATGATGGCTGTTGATATGGGTGGCCCGATTAACAAAGCCGCTTTCACATTCGGTATTGCGATGATTGATGCCGGCAACTTTGCACCACATGCGGCTGTTATGGCTGGCGGTATGGTTCCGCCGCTTGGTATCGCGTTTGCGACAACATTCTTTAAAAATCGTTTTACTGTACAAGAACGCGATGCAGGTAAAACAAACTACATTATGGGTCTTTCTTTTATCACGGAAGGCGCGATTCCATTCGCTGCAAAAGATCCAGCACGCGTAATTCCAGCAGCAGTAGCCGGTTCAGCAGTAGCCGGTGCGCTGACCATGATTTTTGGTGTTAAATTGCCTGCACCACACGGCGGAATCTTCGTTTTCCCTGTTGTACAAGGCAACCCGCTTCTTTACCTGGTAGCAGTCCTGGTAGGCGCAGCTGTAACAGCTCTCCTTCTTGCTGTTTTGAAAAAGCCAGTTAAATAA
- a CDS encoding uroporphyrinogen-III synthase, with product MGNLHEKRIAITGSRKMAEMSMMVQKKGGTAYERPLQETIKCKPEDMQEILEAVIASGTDWSVFTTGVGTAALFEAAASLGLSEPLQKAVAASRIATRGYKTVQELKKHGLAPEIIDGDGTNAGLLGALEEVDLAGQRVFLQLHGERVPALEQGFAEKGADLTCIMPYETTIPYPEVVTKLVHEIIDGEIDAVLFTATPQVRVLFKEAEKQGLAGQLARSFNEKAVAGSIGRVTTGTLSEYGVTRVVAPEHERMGALVVAVDEFFKGD from the coding sequence ATGGGAAACTTGCATGAAAAAAGAATTGCCATTACTGGCTCACGGAAAATGGCAGAAATGAGCATGATGGTTCAAAAAAAAGGCGGCACGGCTTACGAACGGCCACTTCAGGAAACAATAAAATGTAAGCCGGAGGATATGCAGGAAATTCTTGAAGCTGTGATCGCAAGCGGAACAGATTGGAGTGTTTTTACAACAGGTGTCGGAACAGCGGCTCTTTTTGAAGCAGCTGCCTCGCTTGGCTTGAGTGAGCCGCTTCAAAAAGCGGTAGCGGCTTCCCGAATTGCAACACGCGGCTACAAAACTGTGCAGGAGTTAAAAAAACATGGGTTAGCTCCGGAAATTATTGATGGTGACGGCACAAACGCCGGACTGCTTGGGGCGCTTGAAGAAGTGGATTTAGCTGGACAGCGCGTGTTCTTACAGCTTCATGGAGAGCGGGTGCCGGCTCTTGAGCAGGGGTTTGCGGAAAAAGGAGCAGATTTAACATGCATTATGCCGTACGAAACGACGATCCCATATCCTGAAGTAGTTACGAAACTGGTCCATGAAATCATTGACGGTGAAATTGATGCTGTTTTATTTACGGCGACACCACAAGTGCGTGTTTTATTTAAAGAAGCGGAAAAACAAGGGCTGGCTGGGCAGCTGGCGCGATCCTTTAATGAAAAAGCGGTTGCCGGCTCGATTGGCAGGGTTACAACTGGAACGCTAAGCGAATATGGCGTCACACGGGTGGTAGCACCGGAGCATGAGCGAATGGGAGCACTTGTTGTGGCAGTTGATGAGTTTTTTAAAGGTGACTGA
- the ruvA gene encoding Holliday junction branch migration protein RuvA has translation MYEYIKGFITFVGPEYIVVENNGIGYRVLTPNPFAFSKHEQEEKTVYLYQHVREDAHVLFGFAAVEEKRLFEKLISVSGIGPKGALAVLASGTPSHVVSAIEREDEPYLVKFPGIGKKTARQMILDLKGKLDHVVSDSLTGLFAPKQPEPASSGNAALDEALLALEALGYSAREIKRITGRLEKEAAMSTDEYIRKGLQLLLG, from the coding sequence TTGTACGAGTATATTAAAGGATTTATTACATTTGTAGGGCCGGAGTATATTGTTGTTGAAAACAATGGCATCGGCTACCGAGTGCTTACACCGAACCCGTTTGCTTTTTCAAAACATGAGCAGGAAGAAAAAACGGTTTATTTGTATCAGCATGTTCGTGAAGATGCTCATGTTCTGTTTGGATTTGCAGCGGTGGAAGAAAAAAGGCTATTTGAAAAGCTGATTAGTGTGTCCGGCATCGGTCCAAAAGGAGCACTGGCGGTTCTGGCTTCTGGTACACCATCACATGTTGTCAGTGCAATCGAGCGCGAAGACGAGCCTTATTTGGTGAAATTCCCGGGGATCGGCAAAAAAACGGCGCGCCAAATGATTTTAGATTTAAAGGGAAAGCTGGATCACGTTGTATCGGATTCTTTGACCGGTTTATTTGCTCCAAAACAGCCGGAACCTGCTTCATCGGGGAATGCTGCGCTTGATGAAGCGCTGCTTGCGCTTGAGGCGCTGGGCTATTCAGCGCGGGAAATCAAGCGCATTACGGGCCGGCTCGAGAAAGAAGCGGCCATGTCTACTGATGAGTACATTCGAAAAGGACTGCAGCTGCTGCTTGGATAA
- the ruvB gene encoding Holliday junction branch migration DNA helicase RuvB translates to MEDQRVLSGGAGAEERFEEQSLRPQTLRQYIGQEQVKQNLSIFIEAALKREETLDHVLLYGPPGLGKTTMAAVIANEMGSGFRTTSGPAIERPGDLAAVLTALAPGDVLFIDEIHRLPRSIEEVLYPAMEDFCLDIVIGKGPEARSVRLDLPPFTLIGATTRAGALSAPLRDRFGVHSRLEYYTPDQLKEVVIRTADILGTSIDAEGAGELARRSRGTPRIANRLLKRVRDYAEVRGEGHITIEKANEALELLQVDRLGLDHIDHKLLNTILSRFKGGPVGLDTLAASIGEESATIEDVYEPYLLQIGFLQRTPRGRIALPAAYEHFGMELPAL, encoded by the coding sequence TTGGAAGATCAGCGGGTATTATCAGGCGGAGCCGGAGCAGAAGAACGATTTGAAGAGCAGTCGCTCCGGCCGCAAACGTTACGTCAATATATTGGACAGGAACAAGTTAAACAAAACTTGTCTATTTTTATTGAAGCAGCATTGAAACGGGAAGAAACACTGGATCACGTGCTTCTGTATGGGCCTCCTGGACTTGGCAAAACAACGATGGCAGCGGTCATTGCCAACGAAATGGGGTCCGGATTCCGGACAACATCCGGTCCGGCCATTGAACGTCCAGGAGATTTAGCCGCAGTATTAACAGCCCTTGCCCCAGGCGATGTGCTGTTTATTGATGAGATTCACCGGCTGCCACGCTCGATTGAAGAAGTCCTTTATCCGGCAATGGAAGACTTCTGTCTTGATATTGTGATTGGAAAAGGACCGGAAGCAAGGTCAGTGCGGCTTGATCTGCCTCCGTTTACACTTATTGGCGCAACCACACGGGCCGGGGCACTTTCTGCGCCGCTTCGTGACCGGTTTGGCGTTCACTCCCGGTTAGAGTATTATACGCCTGATCAGCTCAAGGAAGTTGTCATACGAACAGCAGATATACTGGGTACCTCTATTGATGCAGAAGGAGCCGGTGAGCTGGCGCGCCGCTCACGCGGTACACCCCGTATTGCCAATCGATTATTAAAACGGGTGCGCGATTATGCGGAAGTCCGTGGAGAAGGGCACATTACGATCGAAAAAGCGAACGAAGCGCTTGAGCTTCTGCAGGTCGACCGCCTTGGCCTTGATCATATTGACCATAAATTGCTTAACACGATATTAAGCCGTTTTAAAGGCGGTCCGGTGGGGCTTGATACGCTGGCTGCTAGCATTGGCGAAGAATCTGCTACAATAGAAGACGTATATGAACCTTATTTATTGCAAATTGGTTTTCTGCAGCGGACGCCGCGTGGAAGAATCGCCCTGCCGGCCGCTTATGAGCATTTTGGAATGGAGCTGCCTGCATTATGA
- a CDS encoding DUF2905 domain-containing protein, protein MTSMGKMLMAAGAVLFLIGLLVQFGKLGRLPGDIVIKKENATFYFPIVTSIVASIVLSLLFYVIGKWR, encoded by the coding sequence ATGACAAGTATGGGCAAAATGCTGATGGCAGCTGGGGCCGTTTTATTCCTCATTGGGCTTCTTGTCCAATTTGGAAAGCTCGGCCGGCTGCCGGGCGATATTGTGATTAAAAAAGAAAACGCAACCTTTTATTTTCCGATTGTAACATCGATCGTGGCAAGCATTGTGCTGTCGCTTCTTTTTTATGTAATTGGAAAATGGAGATAA
- the queA gene encoding tRNA preQ1(34) S-adenosylmethionine ribosyltransferase-isomerase QueA, whose protein sequence is MKVEDFDFELPEELIAQTPLKERAKSRLMVLDKGTGSVTHETFQNVTNYLQPGDLLVLNDTKVLPARLHGVKEETGANIEVLLLKQDETDVWETLVKPAKRIKEGSVISFGDGKLKAVCVGEKEQGGRMLRFEYEGIFYEVLDELGEMPLPPYIKEQLEERDRYQTVYAKERGSAAAPTAGLHFTEPLLAELKEKGVRIEFITLHVGLGTFRPVSVDSIEDHDMHAEYYTISAETEEAIRETKRAGGRVIAVGTTSVRTLETAAREHGEVKQSSGWTDIFIYPGFEFRAIDGMITNFHLPKSTLIMLISALAGQQRVLAAYEEAVRERYRFFSFGDAMLIIDVKGDKTNDSY, encoded by the coding sequence ATGAAAGTAGAAGATTTTGATTTTGAGCTTCCTGAAGAGTTAATTGCACAGACACCGCTGAAAGAGCGGGCTAAGAGTCGTTTAATGGTACTCGATAAGGGCACGGGAAGCGTCACTCATGAAACGTTTCAAAATGTCACAAACTATTTGCAGCCGGGCGACTTACTTGTGTTAAATGACACAAAAGTGCTGCCGGCTCGTCTGCATGGCGTCAAAGAAGAAACAGGCGCCAATATTGAAGTGCTTCTTTTGAAGCAGGATGAAACGGATGTATGGGAAACATTGGTGAAGCCGGCCAAGCGTATTAAAGAAGGCAGTGTCATCTCATTCGGAGATGGTAAACTGAAAGCGGTTTGTGTCGGAGAAAAAGAGCAGGGCGGACGGATGCTTCGCTTTGAATACGAAGGAATCTTTTATGAAGTGCTTGACGAGCTTGGTGAAATGCCGCTCCCACCGTATATTAAAGAACAGCTTGAAGAACGGGACCGCTACCAGACCGTATATGCGAAAGAACGCGGCTCTGCGGCTGCACCGACGGCGGGTCTTCATTTTACTGAGCCGCTTTTAGCCGAGTTAAAAGAAAAAGGCGTGCGAATCGAGTTTATTACGCTGCATGTCGGTCTTGGGACATTCCGTCCGGTTTCGGTTGATTCAATCGAAGACCATGATATGCATGCGGAGTACTATACCATTTCTGCCGAAACGGAAGAAGCGATTCGCGAAACAAAACGAGCAGGCGGCCGGGTTATTGCAGTCGGAACAACTTCTGTTCGTACGCTTGAAACGGCTGCGCGCGAACACGGGGAAGTGAAACAATCAAGCGGCTGGACCGATATTTTTATTTATCCGGGATTTGAATTCCGGGCGATTGACGGCATGATTACGAATTTTCACTTGCCAAAGTCTACGCTCATTATGTTAATCAGTGCCCTGGCCGGACAGCAGCGTGTCCTCGCAGCTTATGAAGAAGCCGTAAGGGAAAGATACCGCTTTTTCAGTTTTGGAGATGCGATGCTTATTATCGATGTGAAAGGTGACAAAACGAATGACAGCTATTAA
- the tgt gene encoding tRNA guanosine(34) transglycosylase Tgt has product MTAIKYEHIKTCKQTGARLGRVHTPHGSFETPVFMPVGTLATVKTMAPEDIKAMGANILLSNTYHLWLRPGHDIVKEAGGLHKFMNWDGAILTDSGGFQVFSLSEFRKIEEEGVHFRNHINGDKLFLSPEKAMEIQNALGSDIMMAFDECPPYPAEYEYMKKSVERTSRWAERCLTAHQRPEDQGLFGIVQGGEYEDLRKQSARDLVSLDFPGYAIGGLSVGEPKDVMNRVLEFTTPHLPADKPRYLMGVGSPDSLIDGAIRGIDMFDCVLPTRIARNGTLMTSEGRLVVKNAKYARDFGPLDPNCSCYACKNYSRAYVRHLLHCNETFGIRLTTYHNLHFLIKLMENVRQAIREDRLGDFREEFFEQYGFNRPDAKNF; this is encoded by the coding sequence ATGACAGCTATTAAATATGAACACATTAAAACATGTAAACAAACAGGAGCGCGTCTTGGCCGTGTACATACACCGCATGGCAGCTTCGAGACGCCGGTTTTTATGCCAGTTGGAACGCTTGCCACGGTTAAAACAATGGCGCCGGAAGATATTAAGGCGATGGGCGCGAACATTTTGCTCAGCAACACGTACCATCTATGGCTGCGCCCTGGGCACGATATTGTGAAGGAGGCAGGCGGCCTTCATAAATTTATGAATTGGGATGGCGCTATTTTAACGGATTCCGGCGGGTTCCAGGTATTTTCGTTAAGTGAATTCCGGAAAATCGAAGAAGAAGGCGTTCATTTCCGTAATCATATTAATGGCGACAAACTGTTTTTATCTCCAGAAAAAGCGATGGAGATTCAAAATGCGCTCGGTTCTGATATTATGATGGCATTTGACGAGTGCCCGCCGTATCCAGCAGAGTATGAATATATGAAAAAATCTGTAGAGCGCACATCCCGCTGGGCAGAACGTTGCCTTACTGCACACCAACGGCCGGAGGATCAGGGGCTGTTTGGTATTGTACAGGGCGGTGAATATGAAGATCTTCGTAAACAAAGCGCTCGTGACCTCGTGTCGCTTGACTTCCCAGGTTATGCCATTGGCGGCTTATCGGTCGGCGAGCCAAAAGATGTCATGAATCGTGTACTTGAGTTTACAACGCCTCATTTGCCGGCAGACAAGCCGCGCTATTTAATGGGAGTAGGATCACCAGACTCGTTAATTGATGGAGCGATACGCGGAATCGACATGTTCGACTGCGTACTGCCGACACGCATTGCCCGCAACGGCACCCTGATGACAAGTGAAGGAAGACTTGTCGTGAAAAACGCCAAGTATGCCCGTGATTTTGGGCCGCTTGATCCAAATTGCAGCTGCTATGCATGTAAAAATTATTCTCGTGCGTATGTCCGCCATTTGCTTCATTGTAATGAAACATTTGGAATTAGGCTTACGACTTACCATAACCTACATTTTCTGATAAAATTAATGGAAAACGTACGTCAAGCGATCCGAGAGGACCGGCTTGGTGATTTCCGCGAGGAGTTCTTTGAGCAATACGGGTTCAATCGTCCGGATGCAAAAAACTTTTGA
- the yajC gene encoding preprotein translocase subunit YajC — MEALAQFLPLIIMFALFYFLLIRPQRKRQRTVMEMQTNLQKGDKIVTIGGLHGMIESTDETTITIVVGDGTRLTFDRSAVRDVVNKTTV; from the coding sequence ATGGAAGCATTAGCTCAGTTTCTCCCTTTGATTATCATGTTTGCACTGTTTTATTTCCTATTGATCCGCCCGCAGCGAAAGCGTCAGCGCACGGTGATGGAAATGCAGACCAATTTGCAAAAAGGAGACAAAATCGTCACAATTGGCGGTCTTCACGGTATGATTGAATCAACCGATGAAACAACGATTACCATTGTAGTTGGCGATGGTACACGTTTAACATTTGACCGCTCTGCGGTACGTGATGTAGTAAACAAAACGACTGTCTAA
- the spoVB gene encoding stage V sporulation protein B, with the protein MWLAGAIFLVKILGFVNRMVIARLIGEEGVGLYMAVFPAFILTITAVQFGLPVAVTRSVAAAENDAQRKHIFCTSLFITLSLAAVLTPLFCLLAPYLAENLFHDKRAVLPLYAIAPSIPIIAISSIVRGYFQGKMNMKPAALSQLIEQVVRIGLIIVSGRLLLPYGIEYAAAGAMAAASAGELISLLYLLGSFRSEWRKVRKYPGRRTSRPLFGELAETALPAVGSRLIGSGAWFLEPIVVVKSLAIAGLASSEAMKEYGVLTGYALPLMFLPSFLTVALSSSLVPDISESFSKKRFSNIAWRVNESIRFCLLSGGFATIILFLFAEPFMLVMYHTQKGADLIQLMAPFFLLYYCQGPLQAVLQALNLSRAAMLNSFYGAVVKLLIIFLLSSQPVFGIRGTAIAIAAGIVIVTLLHTAAMLKAVPFSLQYGLYAKIGLLLLFTFFSAQAFLPFLKESTFLYVGGGMAGCLFVYVAGAVVLGIFKKNDLSTLLFWRT; encoded by the coding sequence ATGTGGCTTGCAGGCGCTATTTTCCTTGTAAAAATCCTTGGCTTCGTCAACCGGATGGTCATTGCCCGGTTAATTGGCGAAGAAGGCGTCGGCTTGTATATGGCTGTATTTCCAGCTTTTATATTAACGATTACAGCCGTTCAGTTCGGACTGCCGGTGGCTGTTACACGAAGCGTTGCCGCTGCAGAAAATGATGCACAGCGAAAGCATATTTTCTGCACATCGCTTTTTATTACCCTTTCACTGGCAGCCGTTTTAACACCTTTATTTTGTTTGCTGGCACCCTATCTTGCTGAAAACTTATTTCATGATAAACGGGCAGTCCTGCCGCTTTATGCAATAGCACCGTCGATTCCAATTATCGCCATTTCATCTATTGTGCGCGGCTATTTTCAAGGAAAGATGAATATGAAGCCGGCTGCTCTTTCACAGCTGATTGAGCAGGTCGTCCGAATCGGCTTGATTATTGTATCAGGGAGGCTTCTTCTGCCTTATGGAATCGAGTATGCTGCAGCAGGTGCCATGGCAGCTGCTTCAGCTGGAGAGCTGATTTCCCTCCTTTATCTTCTCGGCTCCTTTCGTTCGGAGTGGCGGAAAGTCCGGAAGTATCCCGGCAGGCGGACAAGCCGGCCTCTTTTTGGCGAATTGGCGGAAACGGCTCTTCCTGCTGTTGGAAGCCGGCTGATTGGATCGGGTGCCTGGTTTTTAGAGCCGATTGTCGTCGTGAAGAGCCTGGCCATTGCAGGGCTTGCTTCAAGTGAAGCGATGAAAGAATACGGAGTGTTGACGGGCTATGCGCTGCCGCTCATGTTCCTGCCGTCTTTTTTAACGGTTGCTCTTTCATCCTCGCTCGTTCCGGATATTAGCGAGTCTTTCAGTAAAAAAAGATTCAGCAACATTGCCTGGCGGGTAAATGAATCCATCCGCTTTTGCTTGTTGTCAGGCGGATTCGCTACGATTATTCTGTTTTTGTTTGCAGAGCCTTTTATGCTGGTGATGTATCATACCCAAAAAGGAGCCGATTTAATTCAGCTTATGGCACCCTTTTTTCTTCTTTATTATTGCCAGGGACCGCTCCAGGCAGTTCTTCAGGCACTTAACTTGTCACGAGCTGCCATGCTGAACAGCTTTTATGGCGCTGTGGTAAAGCTTCTTATCATCTTTCTTTTATCAAGCCAGCCTGTGTTTGGTATTCGCGGCACAGCTATTGCCATAGCGGCCGGCATCGTGATTGTTACACTTCTTCACACAGCGGCTATGCTAAAAGCTGTACCGTTTTCACTTCAATATGGGTTATACGCAAAAATCGGTTTGCTGCTTCTCTTTACCTTTTTCAGCGCCCAGGCGTTTCTTCCCTTTCTTAAAGAGAGTACCTTCCTTTATGTAGGAGGTGGAATGGCCGGCTGCCTGTTCGTTTATGTAGCTGGTGCTGTTGTACTCGGTATCTTTAAAAAGAACGATCTGTCCACGCTTCTTTTTTGGCGCACATAA
- a CDS encoding post-transcriptional regulator has protein sequence MMGNHPYDVYYDKLLPALISKVEEFRLLHYETAETGMLWRFLKEKRWKSMDTERSLSRLVGDILSVKPGEYMNYTQLTAFKAPEWSEPLSDEEIAALFAPPKERE, from the coding sequence ATGATGGGAAATCATCCGTACGATGTGTATTACGACAAGCTGCTGCCGGCACTAATCAGCAAAGTTGAAGAGTTTCGGCTGCTTCACTATGAAACTGCAGAAACGGGTATGCTATGGCGGTTTTTGAAAGAAAAAAGGTGGAAATCAATGGACACAGAGCGTTCGCTTTCCCGTTTAGTAGGAGATATCTTATCAGTGAAGCCGGGAGAATATATGAATTACACGCAGCTGACGGCCTTTAAAGCGCCGGAATGGAGTGAACCGCTGTCTGATGAGGAAATAGCTGCTTTGTTTGCCCCGCCTAAAGAAAGGGAGTAA